Genomic DNA from Modestobacter versicolor:
CAGCGCGGTCCGCGCCGCGGCCTGGGTGAGCGAGCTCAGGTGGTAGGGCAGCCGCACCAGCTGCAGCGCGTCGACCACCGCGGGGTCGGCGGCCAGGTAGCCCAGCCGCAGCCCCGCCATGCCGAACGCCTTGCTCATCGTGCGGCTCACGATGAGCCGGGGCCGCCCGGGCAGCAGGGACAGCGCGGAGACGGTGCCCTTCCGGGCGAACTCGGTGTACGCCTCGTCGACGACGAGGACGCCCTCGGTCGCCTCGTACAGCGCGGCGACGGTGTCCAGGTCGACCGCGGTGCCGGTCGGGTTGTTCGGGCTGGTGACGAAGACGACGTCCGGGCGGACCTCGCGCAGCTGCGCGGTGGCGGCCGCCGGGTCGATGGTGAAGTCGGCGCGCCGGTGCCCGTCGACCCACGCCGCCCCGGTGGCCGCGGTGATGATCGGGTGCATCGAGTACGACGGGGTGAACCCCAGCGCCGTCCGCCCGGCGCCGCCGAAGGCCTGCAGCACCTGCTGCAGCACCTCGTTGGACCCGTTGGCCGCCCACACCATCGCCGGGGTGACCGGCTCGCCGCTGGTGCGGGTCAGGTAGCCCGCGAGGTCGGCGCGCAGCGCCGTCGCGTCCCGGTCCGGGTAGCGGTTGAGGCCCTGCGCGGCCTCGGCCAGCGCCACCTGCAGGTCGGCGAGCAGCGCCGCCGGCAGCGGGTGCGGGTTCTCGTTGGTGTTCAGCGCGTACCGGACGGCGAGCTGCGGGGCCCCGTAGGGCGTGCGGCCCCGCAGCTCCGG
This window encodes:
- a CDS encoding histidinol-phosphate transaminase; protein product: MTAMEELPLRPELRGRTPYGAPQLAVRYALNTNENPHPLPAALLADLQVALAEAAQGLNRYPDRDATALRADLAGYLTRTSGEPVTPAMVWAANGSNEVLQQVLQAFGGAGRTALGFTPSYSMHPIITAATGAAWVDGHRRADFTIDPAAATAQLREVRPDVVFVTSPNNPTGTAVDLDTVAALYEATEGVLVVDEAYTEFARKGTVSALSLLPGRPRLIVSRTMSKAFGMAGLRLGYLAADPAVVDALQLVRLPYHLSSLTQAAARTALAHTEQLLDTVDAVKAERDRIVEALPGLGLTSVPSDANFVLFGHFADAAAAWQALLDRGVLVRDVGLPGWLRVTAGTTEETDAFLTALGEIAPGHRTALGG